The following DNA comes from Vicia villosa cultivar HV-30 ecotype Madison, WI unplaced genomic scaffold, Vvil1.0 ctg.005701F_1_1, whole genome shotgun sequence.
TGAGTTGATCCATTTGAGTGCTCATCACCTGCAAAACTAGGGTTTCCATTTGCCGACCGATTCACGCTACTATTGTTGCTAGATTGATTTGAATATCTGGAAGCAGAACTGCCTCGTGAATGCCGGTTCTGTGCGCCTGACCCTGAACTGCTCCTTGTTACCTTCAATCGAGCCTTCCTACCCTGAGTTGGTTGGGGCATTAGCAAAGTCATAATGTTAGAGTTTAATAAGTATACACCAATTTACACAGACCTCTAACAATATCTTACTATGTAGATTGGGGAGCTTAATCTTATTATCTCAAAATAATAAGTACTGAGTACACAATATTGAGAAAATGATCACCATATTCACAATTCAAAAGTAAGAGAATAACCTTCCCCATGCACTTTTCTAAATGAGGAGCAAACTTCCCTGCCACGATCGACCGGTTACAATTCATGCATTGGAATATTTCATTTGCTACGGTGGGATGAGTTTGTCCGAATATGTCAACCACATACTTGCCATTTGCTTCATTACTATTACTAGGATCAGCCaatctagccctggcttgtgctGACAACTTCaattcttcgtcttcttcatccAAATTAGCATCAAGCCCCAGCTTGGCTATTCTATGACACTCTGATGCCACATCAACTATAATGGAATCAAGGAGATCGGAGAAAAAGTGAGATGAAATCTGCAAAACATTCCAATCGAAAGTATAAGAGAAATAAGTAATTGAATACTCCTAATCTTCCAATTCAGACACATAAGTAGCTATTTTAGGCACATGCACttgaaaaaattcacaaaatagaAAGAAGTGTAATTTACTAGAAAGTTAGACTACTTAGACAAGCATATAGTACCATTTGTTGTGATTCATTTATTTAAGTTAACAAAAGCAGGGGTGAAGAATGGCCTTCACGATATTTCACttcgttaaaaaaaaattaaattgctGCTAATGTCATTCTACTGGTTCTAGCACTTTTCCCTCCCCTATTCACCCTCACACACCTCTCACACTACACAATCTCTTGCTTATTCCTTCCAAAACCAAAAAATTAATAAGTGTCAGTAAGTTTCCATGTGACAATAATGTCTAGTTTCTTTTCTCAGCTAATAAGTGTCTTGTGAAATCTCAAGTCTCTAATGCCACCTTGCTTGAATGATTCGTTGGGAGTGATGGACTCTATGAGTTTCCATCCATAGCTCTTTCTAGCAATGATGACAAGCCTCACCTGCTATCCTCTTCAGTTTTGTCAAAATAAACATGTATCTAGTTTTAATTCTGTTTTTATCAGTTCAAGTACATCTACTATGTGGCATCTCAAATTAGGACATCCTAATACACACTTAAAACTTGTATTACATGATTGTAATATTCCCTTTAAAAATAAAGATAGCACCTCGTTTTGTTTGGCTTGTTGTATGGGTAAAACCCATAGATTGCATTCCACTGCATCTCAAACCACCTACTCTCATCTATTTGGAACTTATATATATAGATTTGTGAGGACCTTCTCCTAATACCTCCATTTTAGGTTTCAAATACTATATGTCCTTTGTAGATGTCTTCTCCAACTTTACATGGATATATTTTCTCAAAACTAAAGCTGAAGCTATCTCTACATTTAAACAATTCCAAACAATGGTGGAACTCCAGCATGGTGTCCCCATTAAGGTTCTTTAGTCTGGTTGGAGAGGGGAATTCAGGCCCTTTACCAAGTTTTTAATTTTAACTGACATAGGTATTGTCCATAGGGTCATATGTCCTCGCACTCATCACCAAAATAGTGTTGTTGAGAGAAAACATAGGCACATAGCTGAAATGAGTCTCACACTCTTAAGTCAAGCCACCTTACTGCTCACCCATTGGGATTATGCTTTCTCAACAATAGTTTATCTCATTAATAGATTGCCCTCATCCTCTATTGCAGTACTGTCCATATCCTTAAGATAAAAGCTACAATTTTTCATGTATTCTGAAGTACAGCCAAACAATAGAGGAACAATCTGATGAACGCAGAACTATTCTTCTTTTATTAGATTACTGCTCCCATATAAACTCAGAAGAAGAAAATATGAACCTCAAAGCATCATAAAAAATGACATAAATATATTACATGTTAACAAGAGACAAATAAGGGTCAGTTGATACTTTGTCCCAAAAGGGAATAATGGAATACTATATTAAAATCACCATAAAAATCTCCAAACTAATCAGAGCTCAGTCTCAATCGAATGAATATGATttaagtgtatgtttggtttcGCGTTTGGAACacctaaaattgattttgaatgtgtagaattgattttgacgtGCTTGATTGCTTtcgagtagaattgattctacttgaagctaagatttgtagcttttgaatctaaacgtgatttttacactgaaatttgttGTTAAAGTCAGTTTTGAAGAAATGTAtctaaacataaatcactttaccttCAACTCTATTTTAAAACTTGAACCAATTTTATAGAATCAatttattcaaatttaattttcttCACCGCAGAACCAAACACATGCTATGTGGGGAGTACTTAAGTGACTTGATTCTTCCTATTGACAACCAATTCATAACGGAAGGTTCATCAAGTGCTTGAGTGCTTATCAGAAGGTAGTTACAATCGAGATTTCATGAAAAATCGGGAAGGgggaataaataaaatcataaatcgTGGAATCGTAATACTAATTGTAAGAGTATACAAAAAATTCATAAAACTCAGATATATGCATACAAAATAGCGTTAGTAAGACAAAGAAAACCTTAAATCACTTGAGATCATACCTGAGACTGCGAGGACGATAAATTATCCTCGTCCGGAACTGACATTACTTGTAAGTAAGGTCTTTGGGTCCTAATTAAGAGGCATTACTTGTGAAAGTCAGAAACAAACGCAGAAGCTTATGGGAAACGATAAACAAAAGAAATCATAATTACCAATGAAAACAATATTGAAATTTGCAGGAAAAGTAGTATATGTATCTACATGACTTGTATAAGTAAAGTAATGAAAAGAATGTATTCTTCACAGTTTTCAATTTCTTTGATATATAGATAAACAACATTAGAGACGAAAAGTAAAGTAATAAAGAACCAAACAGATACCTAATTCATCACCGAAATATTCATACCTATTTTATTAATCGCGCCGTCGTAGATCGGAACCTAGAAATCGCGGGGTCGACGAGCAACTCCGGCGAGTTTCGCGGTAATTCGAGTTAGAGCAACTCCAATTTGTTCAttgcgccttttttttttttattcttcttttgatGGATCTGCTGGGCTGGTTTAAAATTAATTGGAGTGGGTTTGGGATTAGAAGTTTAGAACAATTAAAACTTCCGGGCAAATTTTACTTCGAGTCCCTCTGGTTCAATCGTGTAGAAGGAAATGGTGGTAAAGGAAGGGAGAAGAagaattttaaaactaatttattttttattttataatttattataagaATGACGATATATatcatttataatttaaatatagattattaatgaaatataattatatttaatatttctaaTTTGAACCTAAGTTATAACTAAATATAACTTAGTTgtttcagtggtgattggcgtcTGCGaaagatatattataaaatattttgtaaaaatgTAACGAGaataatatacaatttttttcaaaatttaaaaaataaaataaattaaatgtatttaataaataataagatgaagatataagaataaaagaaatataagatgaatataaaatttgttCGAAAtagaatttttaatattttaataaattaaatttttatttaaatatataaatattgaatcaaactctctcatttaaaatattttctcccTTCTCCTTCACTACCTTCCGAAAACCGTCAACCAAACAAACTCTTAGTGGTGAGCAACCAACCCTTTATAACTCTAAAATGACATACATGTGGTATGAATTTCAAAATTCGAACGCCCCTATTACGCACCAATTCACATCATTAGTGGGCCACCCCATTTTTCCAAAAATATATTCGAAATTTGAACTGCAAATAGAATTCAAATATTGGAATCCGAAAACACTAAGcgggaaaagaagagaagagataatAGTGAAAAACACAGCATCCACACATGGGTTAGTATCCCATGTGTGTGTATTTCTTTGTTGTTATCCaacaaagaggaatagggttaAGTGTgtgaaaaacaacaaaagaaaagaagagagaagagTGAAAAAAGCAGCATCCACACCAATTCCCCCCAACCTATTTTTAGCTCCGACCAGTCCCACAAAATCGAAACTTTCTCACAATTCAACAGTTGGGTCGTCTTCAAATTTTAGCGCAGTGTTTGTCACTCATAGGAGTATATCTTGACTGGTGGAGATCGGATTCTGAGCTTTCTAAGTTTATTTGTCGAGTCCATTTGTGAGGTGCGAATTTCTTGGTGTTTTGGGGTTTGTTTGTCTCTCTTGATTTTTGTTGTATTCCACGATTGATTATAggtcttgatgatgtttatgCATGTCTCTAACTAGTGATAGAGAAAATCGTGTTTGTACTCATTGTTGATAATAGTGGAGATATTAAGTGGTCTCATGTGGTTTTTGACTCCTAGTTAATGGAGGTTTTCCTACGCTaaaattatgttgttttatttgatgtGTTTTGTTGGTTGTCTTTGCATTTGGTATTTGGGAGTGATTTTGTTGTTGAATTATTCTGTTGTGTTTTGGATCTCCTCCCAACAAGTATTATCTAGAGTTGTGGTTTAATTTGTGTAACAATGGAGACTAACACATCTAAGATGATGAGTTTGAATGATTCTAACTATAATGTTTAGAAAGAAAAATAGAAGATTTGCTTTATCTGAAAGGTTTTCACTTGCCAATTTTCTCTAGTGAAAAATATGACGGAAAGAGTAATGAAGAAGGGACTTTGATGTATAGACAAGTGTGTGGTTATATTCGTCATTGGGTGGATGATAATGTTTTGAATCATGTGAGCTCGGTTACTCATGTTCGCTCTCTTTGGACCAAACTTGAGGAGTTGTATGCAAGAAAGACGGGGAACAATAAGTTGTTCTTGTTCAAGAAATTAATGTCATTAAGGTATAGTTATGGTTCATCAATGACCGATCACTTAAACACTTTCCAATggattctaaattaattttcggagatgaatcttacttttgatgatgaaatTCAAGGTTTGTGGCTTATTAGTATATTGCCTAATTCTTGGGAGACTTTTAGGACATCATTGTCTAACTCTGCTCCGAACAGTATCATCTCGATGAATTTGGCTAAAATTAGTGTGTTGAATGAGGAGTTGAGGCATAAGTCACAAGGTTCTTCTTCATATTCTAAGGTATTGGTTACCAAATATAGGGAAAGACACTAAAGTAAAGGTTCAAGTAACCTTTGGACATCACGTGGTAAATCACAAGGAGGCTCTAATAGATTCTCTAATATTGAGAGTCATCATTGCGGGGAAAAAGAGACACATAAAAAGATATTACcgaaagttgaaaaggaaaaaaagaagaagagctaCAACAACGACAAAATGGAAGGTAACAATAATGAATATGTTTCTATTATTGATGATTTCTTTGATGTTTGTGATAGTTGTGTAGAGAATGTCAATCTATCATGTGATGAGATGGATTGGGTGGTTGATAGTGGTTCTTTTACTCATGCAACTTCGAGATGTGATCTTTTTTCAACTTACGAGACTATTGACTTTGTAGTTGTTCGTATGGGAAATAATGGGCAAGCTAATGTTATCGAAAAAGGAGATATTTGTGTTGAAACTAGCAATGGGACTACTCTAATTCTCAAGGGCGTGAAACACATTATGGAACTT
Coding sequences within:
- the LOC131642726 gene encoding SAGA-associated factor 11-like, with the protein product MSVPDEDNLSSSQSQISSHFFSDLLDSIIVDVASECHRIAKLGLDANLDEEDEELKLSAQARARLADPSNSNEANGKYVVDIFGQTHPTVANEIFQCMNCNRSIVAGKFAPHLEKCMGKGRKARLKVTRSSSGSGAQNRHSRGSSASRYSNQSSNNSSVNRSANGNPSFAGDEHSNGSTQP